The stretch of DNA ccccccccccccccccccccccccccccccccccccccccccccccccccccccccccccccccccccccccccccccccccccccccccccccccccccccccccccccccccccccccccccccccccccccccccccccccccccccccccccccccccccccccccccccccccccccccccccccccccccccccccccccccccccccccccccccccccccccccccccccccccccccccccccccccccccccccccccccccccccccccccccccccccccccccccccccccccccccccccccccccccccccccccctccagcaccagcaccaggaaGAAGCCCATGGCCAGGATGAACTCCGGCAGAGGGAACTGGAGCTGCGGGACGGGCACGGGTCAGTGGGGAAGGGGAAGCTGCGGGCTGGGGGAGGATCTTTCCATGAGTCATGTGGGACACAAGGGGCTCCTGGCGGCTCTGGGGGTGTTGTCACCATTCCGGCTGCTCCGCTGgcaccctgctgtccctgcctccGCTGTCTCCTCTGTTGTCCCATCCTCAGTGTCCTCACCCCAGCAGCCCATTCCCACCGTCCatcctgtgtccttgtcccatTCTTgtccatcccctctccccaccagccccttttcccagcagctgctgacccCGAtcccggggacagggacacccatggggacagggtgggggCAGTGGTGTCCCGGGGGTCTCACCGTGATGCGCAGCCCCTCCAGCGCCGCAGCGATGCTGCTCAGGTAGTCAGGCAGGAGGTCGAGCAGGAAGGTGCCCATGAAAACACCGCCGGAGAAGCAGCTCACCAGGCTGAGCACGGGGCTGCGGGGGTctggggggggccccccccccccccccccccccccccccccccccccccccccccccccccccccccccccccccccccccccccccccccccccccccccccccccccccccccccccccccccccccccccccccccccccccccccccccccccccccccccccccccccccccccccccccccccccccccccccccccccccccccccccccccccccccccccccccccccccccccccccccccccccccccccccccccccccccccccccccccccccccccccccccccccccccccccccccccccccccccccccccccccccccccccccccccccccccccccccccccccccccccccccccccccccccccccccccccccccccccccccccccccccccccccccccccccccccccccccccccccccccccccccccccccccccccccccccccccccccccccccccccccccccccccccccccccccccccccccccccccccccccccccccccccccccccccccccccccccccccccccccccccccccccccccccccccccccccccccccccccccccccccccccccccccccccccccccccccccccccccccccccccccccccccccccccccccccccccccccccccccccccccccccccccccccccccccccccccccccccccccccccccccccccccccccccccccccccccccccccccccccccccccccccccccccccccccccccccccccccccccccccccccccccccccccccccccccccccccccccccccccccccccccccccccccccccccccccccccccccccccccccccccccccccccccccccccccccccccccccccccccccccccccccccccccccccccccccccccccccccccccccccccccccccccccccccccccccccccccccccccccccccccccccccccccccccccccccccccccccccccccccccccccccccccccccccccccccccccccccccccccccccccccccccccccccccccccccccccccccccccccccccccccccccccccccccccccccccccccccccccccccccccccccccccccccccccccccacgcgGCGCCGACCCCCCCGCCCGGGGCCCCCGGGACGCGGACAGGGCGGCGGGGAGGGACCCGCAGTGGGAACAAGGACCGGCACCGGATTCAAGGACCGGGACCGGGATCAAGGGCTGGGACCGGGACCAGGACCCGGGTTTCCTGCACCAGGACCGGAATCAAGGACCgggatggggagctggggacCACGGACCGCGACGGAAATCGGGATCGAGGACCGGGACTGGGAGCACGACCGGAATTGCGAACCGGGAGCAAGGAACGGGGCCGGGATCGGGAGGCAGGGATCCAGGATGGGAATCGGGGTCCAGGGCAGGGACGGAGGGCCGCGACCGAGGACGGgacccccgggacccccggTTCCCCGCGTTCCCCCGCACTCACCGCTCGCCGCATCCCAACCGCGTCCCGGGAACTCCGGGGGGCGGCGCcggcggcgccccccccccccccccccccccccccccccccccccccccccccccccccccccccccccccccccccccccccccccccccccccccccccccccccccccccccccccccccccccccccccccccccccccccccccccccccccccccccccccccccccccccctccgtGTCCCCGCCGTGTCACCCCCGGACCCCTTTACCAGGAGGATTCCCCGTTCCTCCTCCCCCGGACCCCGTTACCGGCAGGATCCCCCCGTTCCTGCACTCCCTGACCCCGTTACCGGGGGATGCGGGGGGTACCGCCTCCAGTCCAGAGCTGCCCCCGGCCCGGCCTCGCTACCGGTGCCCCCACGAGACCCTCCGGGACCCGTATCGGGGCAGCCGCACGCCCCTCGCTGCCCCCGGTGCCCCGGCAGGGCAGCCGGAGCCCCGAGCCCcgctgggggagggagggaagatcCCGGCCCTTCCCGGCACGGGGCGGGACTTGGCTGGATTCCCCGGGATCCCGGAGATCCTGGTGCCCAGCGCCGGCACCGGGCGGAGGCGCCGGCAGCACCGGGCACCGTGGTGCAGACGAGGGGGCCCCGAGGAGGGGACGCAGGGGGTTCATCCCGCGCGGGGGTCCCCAGGGAACCCCGATGGAGGCACCGTTATCCCGGTGTCCCCGTTATCCCGATCCCTTCCCGGTGTCCCCGTTATCCCGGCGTTCCCGTTATCCCGGTGTTCCCGTTATCCCGGCGTTCCTGTTATCCCGGTGTCCCCGTTATCCCGGTGTCCCCGTTATCCCGATCCCTTCCCGGTGTCCCCGTTATCCCGGCGTTCCCGTTATCCCGGTGTTCCCGTTATCCCGGCGTTCCTGTTATCCCGGTGTCCCCGTTATCCCGGTGTCCCCGTTATCCCGATCCCTTCCCGGTGTCCCCGTTATCCCGGCGTTCCCGTTATCCCGGTGTTCCCGTTATCCCGGCGTTCCTGTTATCCCGGTGTTCCCGTTATCCCGGTGTTCCCATTACCCCGGTGTCCCCGTTATCCCGACCCCTTCCCGGTGTCCCCGTTATCCCGGTGTTCCCGTTATCCCGGCGTTCCTGTTATCCCGGTGTCCCCGTTATCCCGGTGTCCCCGTTATCCCGATCCCTTCCCGGTGTCCCCGTTATCCCGGCGTTCCCGTTATCCCGGTGTTCCCGTTATCCCGGCGTTCCTGTTATCCCGGTGTCCCCGTTATCCCGGTGTCCCCGTTATCCCGATCCCTTCCCGGTGTCCCCGTTATCCCGGCGTTCCCGTTATCCCGGTGTTCCCGTTATCCCGGCGTTCCTGTTATCCCGGTGTCCCCGTTATCCCGGTGTCCCCGTTATCCCGATCCCTTCCCGGTGTCCCCGTTATCCCGGCGTTCCCGTTATCCCGGTGTTCCCGTTATCCCGGCGTTCCTGTTATCCCGGTGTCCCCGTTATCCCGGTGTCCCCGTTATCCCGATCCCTTCCCGGTGTCCCCGTTATCCCGGCGTTCCCGTTATCCCGGTGTTCCCGTTATCCCGGCGTTCCTGTTATCCCGGTGTTCCCGTTATCCCGGTGTTCCCATTACCCCGGTGTCCCCGTTATCCCGACCCCTTCCCGGTGTCCCCGTTATCCCGGTGTTCCCGTTATCCCGGCGTTCCTGTTATCCCGGTGTTCCCGTTATCCCGGTGTTCCCATTACCCCGGTGTCCCCGTTATCCCGACCCCTTCCCGGTGTCCCCGTTATCCCGGTGTTCCCGTTATCCCGGCGTTCCTGTTATCCCGGTGTTCCCGTTATCCCGGTGTTCCCATTACCCCGGTGTCCCCGTTATCCCGACCCCTTCCCGGTGTCCCCGTTATCCCGGTGTTCCCGTTATCCCGGCGTTCCTGTTATCCCGGTGTCCCCGTTATCCCGGTGTTCCCGTTATCCCGACCCCTTCCCGGTGTTCCTGTTATCCCGGTGTTCCCATTACCCCGGTGTCCCCGTTATCCCGACCCCTTCCCGGTGTCGCGGAGGAAGATCCGGAACAAGCAGTCTGCGCAGGACAGCCGGCGGAGGAAGAAGGAATACCTGGACGGGCTGGAGAGCAGGTGGGGCCGGCGTTCCTGTTATCCCGGTGTCCCCGTTATCCCGGCGTTCCTGTTATCCCGGTGTTCCCGTTATCCCGGTGTTCCCATTACCCCGGTGTCCCCGTTATCCCGACCCCTTCCCGGTGTCCCCGTTATCCCGGTGTTCCCGTTATCCCGGCGTTCCTGTTATCCCGGTGTCCCCGTTATCCCGACCTCTTCCCGGTGTTCCCGTTATCCCGGCGTTCCTGTTATCCCGGTGTCCCCGTTATCCCGACCTCTTCCCGGTGTTCCCGTTATCCCGGTGTTCCCGTTATCCCGGTGTTCCCGCCATCCCGGTGTTCCCGTTATCCCGGCGCGCCCAGGTCTGTCCCCCCGCCCCCGTCactgtccgtgtgtctgtccgGGCAGGGCGGCCGCGTGCTCGGCACTGAACCAGGAGCTGCGCAAAAAGgtccaggagctggagaagagcaACGGGTGAGCGGGGGGGGCTCCGGGATGGGCACGGAGCCGGGATGGGGCACCGGGAAGGGAACCGGGAGGGGCACGGAGCTGACCCCCGTTCCCGCAGGTCTCTCCTGCGGCAGCTCCAGGCGCTGATCAAGGAAACGTCCACCAAGCCCGCCCAGACCGGCACCTGTGTCCTGGTACGGCCCCTCTGGGACCCTCCCGGGCCCCCCGGGCCCGCTCCGGGGCTCACGGCTCCCATCCCTCCGCTCCCGCAGATCCTGTTCCTGTCGCTGGGGCTgatcctgctccccagctccagcccgtTCCGCCGGGGCGGCAGCCGGGACGGCCTCGGACCCACCGGAGGTACCGGGAGCGCCGGGACTGGGGGTGGGGACAGCTGCCCCTCCCCGCCCAGCGCTGCCcaccccattccctgttcccgCAGTGATCTCCAGGAACATCCTGACGCGGCGGGAGCCGGGAGCGGCCGCGGAATCCCCGTTCCCGGTGTGGATGTCGGGGCCAGAGCCGGGAGCCGGTGTGGAGGATGGAGCCGGGGGAGCCGGTGTGGAGGATGGAGCCGGGGAGGAGCCTTGGGATGGGATTCCCGCCCCCCAGCGGGATCCAGGGATCAATTCCTCCAGGCAGGacgtggggacagggacacggggacgtGGGGATGAGATGTGACTGGGAGACCCCAGGATGGGGAAACAATTCAGAATAAACTCACACTCTGTTTGCACCCCGTGCAATTTCGGGGGGGCGGGAATGGGGGACCCCCCAAAGGACAAacattcctgtgctgctccagcgACATTAATCAGGATTTATTCCACATTCTGCTCCTGGGGTGGGTTCCCTCAGCAATGCTCCCAGGGTagatcccagtgctggagggTCCCTCCccaagaaacaaacaaagcGTCGCTCCAGGAACGATGACCAGGATTTATTCCACATCCCTCTCCTGGAGTGGGACCCTGGGGACGCCCAGGATGATCCCAGAGcagatcccagtgctgggggcacagggactcCGCCCGCGGGACGAACACAGCGTCGCTCCGGGAGCAGTGACCAGGATTTATTCCACACCCCGCCCCGGGGGATCCCCACGGCAGATCCCAGCGGGATTCCCGGTCCGGGCAGCAAGGCAGAGGCTGCTTCTCCTCCGGAATTCCCGGCTCCAAGCCCTCGGGAGCCTCTGGCTAAATAGACTCGATCTGCTTGCGGACCTTCTCCAGCGCCCGGCGGTCCAGCACGCGCTGCCGCAGCACCACCAGCGCCGCCGCCGCCACCGCCACGCCCAGAGCCGAGCCAACGAAGcgccagccccccccccccccccccccccccccccccccccccccccccccccccccccccccccccccccccccccccccccccccccccccccccccccccccccccccgggaatgACCGATCCCGTGGGAGCGACCGATCCCCGGGAACGACCAATCCCGTGGGAGCGTCCGATCCCCGGGAACGACCGATCCCGTGGGAGCGACCGATCCCTGGGAGCGACCGATCCCTGGGAACGACTGATCCCCAGGAACGACCGATCCCATGGGAGCGACTGAACCCCCGGGAATGACCGATCCCCAGGAACGACCGATCCCTGGGACCGACCGATCCCCAGGAATGACTGGCCCTGATCCACTGGGAATGACCGGCCCCAATCCCACAGAAGTtcccagccccaatcccacaggagctcccagccccaatcccacAGGAGTTCTCAGTCCCAATCCCTCAGGAGTTCTCAGTCCCAATCCCACAGGAGTtcccagccccaatcccacAGGAGTtcccagccccaatcccacAGGAGTtcccagccccaatcccacAGGAGTtcccagccccaatcccacAGGAGTtcccagccccaatcccacAGGAGTtcccagccccaatcccacAGGAGTtcccagccccaatcccacAGGAGTtcccagccccaatcccacAGGAGTtcccagccccaatcccacAGGAGTtcccagccccaatcccacAGGAGTtcccagccccaatcccacAGGAGTtcccagccccaatcccacAGGAGTtcccagccccaatcccacAGGAGTtcccagccccaatcccacAGGAGTtcccagccccaatcccacAGGAGTtcccagccccaatcccacAGGAGTtcccagccccaatcccacAGGAGTtcccagccccaatcccacAGGAGTtcccagccccaatcccacAGGAGTtcccagccccaatcccacAGGAGTtcccagccccaatcccacAGGAGTtcccagccccaatcccacAGGAGTTCCCAGCCCTGATCCCCCAGGATTGACGAGCCCCAGTCCCCCGGGAATTCCCCACCTCTTGTACTCATCCCGCTGGGACGAGGCGCAGTTGATCCTCTCGATGAAACCGGTGGAGCCGCAGGCCGGGATCGTCTTCTGCCAACGAGGGAACGGAGGGGTCGGTCCGGGAGAGACCCCCCGAGCCCCGGGGCAAGGGGGACCCCGGGGGACCCCGCTCACCATCTCGAAGCCGGAGCACCGCGTGCACTCCTGGGCAACCACGAACTGCTCCACTCGCCAGCACGGCGTGGCCACCGCGGGGCTCGCTGCGGGGGGACGGCGTCAGGGGGGACCGGAGAGACCCCAGACCCGGAGCAACGCGCCGGTACCGGACAGAGCCCCGGAGCAACAACCCGGTACCGGACAGACCGCAGAGCAACACCCCGGTACCGGACAGAGCCCCGGAGAAACACCCCCGGTACCGGACAGACCCCGGANNNNNNNNNNNNNNNNNNNNNNNNNNNNNNNNNNNNNNNNNNNNNNNNNNNNNNNNNNNNNNNNNNNNNNNNNNNNNNNNNNNNNNNNNNNNNNNNNNNNNNNNNNNNNNNNNNNNNNNNNNNNNNNNNNNNNNNNNNNNNNNNNNNNNNNNNNNNNNNNNNNNNNNNNNNNNNNNNNNNNNNNNNNNNNNNNNNNNNNNNNNNNNNNNNNNNNNNNNNNNNNNNNNNNNNNNNNNNNNNNNNNNNNNNNNNNNNNNNNNNNNNNNNNNNNNNNNNNNNNNNNNNNNNNNNNNNNNNNNNNNNNNNNNNNNNNNNNNNNNNNNNNNNNNNNNNNNNNNNNNNNNNNNNNNNNNNNNNNNNNNNNNNNNNNNNNNNNNNNNNNNNNNNNNNNNNNNNNNNNNNNNNNNNNNNNNNNNNNNNNNNNNNNNNNNNNNNNNNNNNNNNNNNNNNNNNNNNNNNNNNNNNNNNNNNNNNNNNNNNNNNNNNNNNNNNNNNNNNNNNNNNNNNNNNNNNNNNNNNNNNNNNNNNNNNNNNNNNNNNNNNNNNNNNNNNNNNNNNNNNNNNNNNNNNNNNNNNNNNNNNNNNNNNNNNNNNNNNNNNNNNNNNNNNNNNNNNNNNNNNNNNNNNNNNNNNNNNNNNNNNNNNNNNNNNNNNNNNNNNNNNNNNNNNNNNNNNNNNNNNNNNNNNNNNNNNNNNNNNNNNNNNNNNNNNNNNNNNNNNNNNNNNNNNNNNNNNNNNNNNNNNNNNNNNNNNNNNNNNNNNNNNNNNNNNNNNNNNNNNNNNNNNNNNNNNNNNNNNNNNNNNNNNNNNNNNNNNNNNNNNNNNNNNNNNNNNNNNNNNNNNNNNNNNNNNNNNNNNNNNNNNNNNNNNNNNNNNNNNNNNNNNNNNNNNNNNNNNNNNNNNNNNNNNNNNNNNNNNNNNNNNNNNNNNNNNNNNNNNNNNNNNNNNNNNNNNNNNNNNNNNNNNNNNNNNNNNNNNNNNNNNNNNNNNNNNNNNNNNNNNNNNNNNNNNNNNNNGGCTGTGTGGGCGTGGCCTCTCCGCCGCTCGTCCCGGTCCCGATCGCGACTCTGACCCCGATCCCGGTCCCGATCCCGACTCTGACCCCGATCCCGGTCCCGATCCCGACTCTGACCCCGAtcccgagggggggggggggggggggggggggggggggggggggggggggggggggggggggggggggggcgactCTGACCATGACCCCGATCCTGATCCCGACTCTGACCCCGATCCCGGTCCCGATACCGACTCTGATCCTGATCCCGATTCCAATTCTGATCCTGGTCCCGACTCTGATCCTGACCccgatcccggtcccggtcccgatcgcgggggggggggggggggggggggggggggggggggggggggggggatcgcGATCCCGACCCGGTTCCGCCCCCTCCAACCCCCCTCAAAGAGACTCCGGAGCCGGGACAAGGCACAGCGGGGCTTTATGGCACAAGGAGAGAAGGGGGgcagccccaaatcccccccaaattcccccccagctccctccgGAGNGGAAGGGGAATCCCGGGATATTCCGGGCTGGAGGTTCCCGGCAGAACCGAGGTGCCGGGGGGGTCCCGGNNNNNNNNNNNNNNNNNNNNNNNNNNNNNNNNNNNNNNNNNNNNNNNNNNNNNNNNNNNNNNNNNNNNNNNNNNNNNNNNNNNNNNNNNNNNNNNNNNNNNNNNNNNNNNNNNNNNNNNNNNNNNNNNNNNNNNNNNNNNNNNNNNNNNNNNNNNNNNNNNNNNNNNNNNNNNNNNNNNNNNNNNNNNNNNNNNNNNNNNNNNNNNNNNNNNNNNNNNNNNNNNNNNNNNNNNNNNNNNNNNNNNNNNNNNNNNNNNNNNNNNNNNNNNNNNNNNNNNNNNNNNNNNNNNNNNNNNNNNNNNNNNNNNNNNNNNNNNNNNNNNNNNNNNNNNNNNNNNNNNNNNNNNNNNNNNNNNNNNNNNNNNNNNNNNNNNNNNNNNNNNNNNNNNNNNNNNNNNNNNNNNNNNNNNNNNNNNNNNNNNNNNNNNNNNNNNNNNNNNNNNNNNNNNNNNNNNNNNNNNNNNNNNNNNNNNNNNNNNNNNNNNNNNNNNNNNNNNNNNNNNNNNNNNNNNNNNNNNNNNNNNNNNNNNNNNNNNNNNNNNNNNNNNNNNNNNNNNNNNNNNNNNNNNNNNNNNNNNNNNNNNNNNNNNNNNNNNNNNNNNNNNNNNNNNNNNNNNNNNNNNNNNNNNNNNNNNNNNNNNNNNNNNNNNNNNNNNNNNNNNNNNNNNNNNNNNNNNNNNNNNNNNNNNNNNN from Ficedula albicollis isolate OC2 unplaced genomic scaffold, FicAlb1.5 N00514, whole genome shotgun sequence encodes:
- the JTB gene encoding protein JTB; protein product: MGQRCGHRHPSRSPSRRCRHLGAPPFTLLAPGAPRAPGRRPPAASPAVATPCWRVEQFVVAQECTRCSGFEMKTIPACGSTGFIERINCASSQRDEYKRCWRFVGSALGVAVAAAALVVLRQRVLDRRALEKVRKQIESI
- the LOC107604418 gene encoding zinc transporter ZIP1-like: GPPPDPRSPVLSLVSCFSGGVFMGTFLLDLLPDYLSSIAAALEGLRITLQFPLPEFILAMGFFLVLVLEGGLEGLAAGTFLFVTFLEILPQELGVPRNRIPKVILILAGFALVSAILFVKG